The region GGGTAAGGAAGAGGAGGTGAGTGAGGTTAAGGAGGTTGTGGAGAATGGGGCTGCTCCAGCGGAGAAAGAAGGAGAATCTGTGGTTGAGAAAAAAGATGATGAGAAGGATGAAGTGAAGGAGATGGAAGAAGATAGCAAGGACGAGGAAAAGAATATGGAGACCTCGAAAATGGATGTGGACAAAAAAGAAACTGGGGAACCCGACAAAGCTGATGTAAAAGAAGATCCTAAATCAAAGGAATATAAGGAAGTAGAAGAAGCGAAAAGTGATGCAGTGGAACTAGAGAATGCGACAAAATTGGAGGGTGAAGGTAAGGATGAAGTGGATAATGTTCCTGGATTGTCGGCGGATGACGAGAAGGAGGACAAAGATGCTGAGAAAAAAGTCTTAAAGAAAAAACGTGGGAAAGAAAAGCCAAAATCAGCTGAGCAAAAGCCAAAAGATAAAAAGAAGACGGTGGAGAAGAAAAAAGAGGAGCCAAAAACCCCTGTGGCTCCAGCAAGCGATCGCCCTGTACGTGAACGGAAGTCGGTAGAAAGGCTTGTTGCAACAGTTGAGAAAGAATCTGGGAAAGATTTCCGTATTGAAAAGGTCTTGTAATATTCTTTTTTGAACCTTTAATATTAAGTATCAAGTTAATGAATGTCCATTGATTTATTTATTACTGTTAATATGGATATTGCAGGGCCCTGGTATTCCGTTGAAAGACATACCCAACGGTAAAGTCAATTTAACTCCAAACACTATATGCTTTTGTTTCTGTGTAATTACTGCCAATGAATAATTTAGCATACTTGGCTTAGCATGTAACCAGCATAAATTTTACTATAGAATACTTTTACTTAATAAAAGtgattctaatttttttttatgataaTTGTCTTTGCTCTTTTTCTGGTTCCTCTCATAAAATTACTATATGCATCTTTATTTCATAGTTGGTAGTTAAGTGAATGACTATATTCGTTGGTACATTTAATTATTTGTGTTGTCTATTCAGTGTATAGGAGTTATGTCTCTATTTGAGGAACATTTAATGTTTGATTTGTTCGCATATGCGTCTGTGCATACACGCCCGGATGAAGATAGTTGGCTGATGATACCTTAACTTTCATGTTTACTCTCATTATAATTTTGTCATTCTCACAAATGTATTTGTTCCGATACTTGTCATATATTGCAATTTTTTTATACTGCAAGTTTGCATACAAGATTAATAGTATTGCTTACTAATAATATTTTGTGACCGACTTAGAGATGCTAATTTAATACAAACAATTAGAATACTGCCCCCTGTGTAGAAATTTTATTAAAACTGAATCTAAGAGCTGATAGGAGATTAGAGGAAGACCCTGTATTTATCTGGAATCTCAAAATTGTTCAAGTGCTCAAACATTAGGATATGTGATTTTGTTGTGTTCTTACAGTATTTATAGCTCTTATCCGGGGTAAGATCAGATTTCTGTTGCTTTAAGTATTAATTGGTTGAGCTGTGTTTTACTTGTTTCTATATGCAAAATGTTGCTATTGATGGTTTTGGTAACTGTAGTTGCTACCTGAGGATCAGTTATCAGTTTAGATTAATGATGTGTTGCTAAGAGCAGAGTGTGGACCAATATGAACGTAATGGGCTGCCTATTAGAAGATGCTTATACATCCAGTTATCAGGATTGTATTCTTTAAAACTGGCTTCCTGTATATGCTGTTGTGATATTCTCTGTATCTGTTCTCTCCTGTCCTAAAGGCTATATTTGATAATTCTCTGCTTTTGTATTATGTTCTTATCCGATTCATCATCTTCTCTGCCTGTAGTGCAGTAGTTGATGATACCCCTTTGAAACTGGCCTTAATATTAACCTTCCATTGTTTTCTGTCATCACTTTACCATGTTACAGATAGAACAAGGTTTACTTCTTGTATTTATGTGCATAACTCTGTCTTCCGCTGCTACCTAGCTTCATAAAATCTGTAGGAAACTAACATAAAGTTCAATATTGTAACAGTGGCATACAAGTTATCAAGAAAGAAGAGCGAGGAGAATTACAAGTTGCTTCATTCAATTCTCTTTGGAAGGAGAGGAAAGGTGATGACTTGAAAATTTAGTTTTATAGAGGCTGATAATTAGGATGTGAGACTGCCAATGATTAGTGGTCTGTTCCCTATAATTTTGTAGTTTTTATCACCCAACTTAGTATATGCCTTGTTAAAACACGTGTAGCAGGCCTTGGGAAAGAGTAACATTATCAAAAAATGACTCAGTTGACTGTTAATAGTCGAAATGGGTCATTGACATCTATACTAGATGGAAGAATGGTAAAAATACGCAGAAAATGTTAACAGTTAACATGTTTGTAATTTTATGCCGCTGCAGGCACCTCAGATCAAGAGCAACATCTCCCAGTTTTCTGGCTTTGTATGGCATGGAAATGAGGTAATGGTCATAATTATAGACTATATACgtgatgagaattttggcattTGCCCGTCTTGGCTAATAAGTGTAtctatattattaaaaaaaaattatctgTGCAGGACAAGCAAAAGAACAAGATAAAAGAAAAGCTCGACAAGTGTGTTAAAGAAAAATTGGTGGAATTTTGTGAATTGCTCGACTTGCCAATTACGAGGGCCGCTTCTAGAAAGGTTTGTTTATGTTTACTGTTGAGTTTTAGAACTTTGTACTTGTTGATATGGCAGAGATTTTGTTGATGAGTTATCTGGATTGTGGATCCTAAAGCTAAACATAAAGGTAGAATTGTACTTTTTTCTGGGGGACCAGAAATGTTTTCCCTTAAAAGTACTTCTTACTATCTCTGCCTCGGTCCTATTGCAAACTTATTTCTACAAGGTAGCATTATCTATGAATTGACTTGTTCTCGGATGATATAAATGTAAAATTGATACGTATAAATCTGACATTGAACAGTTTGAGTGAATTTGAGTATACTTTCACTGCTTTGTATGGATTAAAATTTGTTCCTACAATATTAATTTATGCAATCTATCACCATGAATCACATTGGCTAGTTGTATTGATCAGAACTGTTATGTGTATTCAGGAAGATATTGTTGCGAAGCTGATTGAATTTTTGGAAGCTCCTCATGCTACTACCAGCGAATTACTTGCTGATAAAGAACAGGTCGGTAATGTAGATAACATCTATCTCATGTATCCAAATGTTAATTTGATGCTGGCTTTTTGACTCTTTATGTTAATTCATATGTGTATCAGTCGAGCAAAGGTACCAAGCGCAAGAGATCGGGCAAAAAAAGCGCATCACCCTCGGGGAGCGCACCTTCAAAAAGCTCATCTAAGGTATTAGCTGGTTTAGAACACCATTCATTCCTAAAACTTAATCAACCAACACATACACACCACAAAGAACCACAAAGGGGCACACATAATATGGTAAAGGGTAGTGGAATAACAAGCGAGCTTAGCATGAATTAAGATTTGTCAACTGTTTACATTTGTGCTGCCTTAGATAACTTTTTTGACTATCTGCAGTCAATTGCTCTACCACTGAGCTAAAAACCAAACTTTTTTGACTAGTGCTAGAGGTCTAGAATTTAGGTATGATAACTTTGGTTCCGCTTTTATTTGCACGAATATTACTGTAGACATCTTATCGAGGAtatgtttcttcttcttttgcATTTGGTCCTGTATAGAAAATTCTGGGATGGCAGTGTTGTTTGTTTGTCATGTTTTTATCATTTATAAGAGGAAGTGCATATTTCCATAGATGCTTTGTACGTCAGTTCTTGTTTCAGTCTACTTGTATGGGTTGATCTACTTCTGTTTCTTTCCTATGCTTTATATGTGTGCCACTCTTGATTAGTTGCAGTTTCTAGTCCAGTTACATGTTTACGTTTACTtctcatattttatttatttttcctgTATTTTTTTGGCAGAGTCGGAAGAGGAATGACAATGTATCCAAAGGGGAGGAAAAAGAGGATTCACCTGAGACGGAAGATGAAGCCGAAGGAGATCATGAGGAAGCAGATGACAATGTGCATGGAGAAAAGGAAGATCTAAATGGTGTTTCTGAAAACTCTGATGAAGAAAAGCCTAAGCGGGCCAAAAGTGAGGAAAAAGAGACTGATACTGAAGCCGGGTCTGGAGAAGAGACTAAAAAGCGCAAAAGAATTCCCTCAAAGAAGTTATCTGGATATAAGGATTCTGCTGATAATTTTAAAACGAAAAAAACTATAACAGTGAAAAAGTCAAGCCCGACGCCTAAGAAAGCATCATCAAAACCATCCTCAAGTCATTCCAAGGTTCAAGATAGTGATACAAGTCCTAAGATTTTCTCAAGGaagaagaaaactgaagaagtTAAGAAGTCACCAACACCAAAAAAATCTGCTTCCAAGGAAAAAGCTGGTAAGAATTATGTATTTTCATTTTCTGAAGAATTTTGGCTACTTTCTTGCCCAAGCAAATGCCTAACAGATATTAGTAATTTGTTAAGAAACTATACTTCTCATGTATTACTTGGAAACTCTTGAAGTTTCTATTAATAAGTAGATAAAAATCATTTGCACCCTGATATTCGTTTTCCTTTTCAAGGCAAAAAAGTCGTGAAAGGAAGGGAGAAACCTAAAGCGGAGAAGTTAAAGCCTAGTGACAATGAGCTTAAGATTGCAATTTGCGAAATTCTCAAGGAGGCGGACTTTAATACGGTAAGGATATATTGATTGATAATCATCCCGAGGTTGATAATTGAATACTCACAAACAATCATTGTGGCTACCAAAGTTTTACATTAAGCTCTGGATCGTAAAAACAGCCGACAGATTAGCATATCTGCTCtgtaatattttttttgattCTTTTTAACAAAAATTAAATAGAGTCTCTGATGTGATTCCTTACTCTTTGGTTACTTGCAGGCTACCTTCACGGATATTCTGAACCAACTTGGTAAAGTTTAACAGTTATTTGATATGTTCACGTTTAAGTTTTAATTTCCATATTTGTTTCCTATATATTTTGTTTGTATTATGTGCTCGTGCGTGTGACTTTTAGAAAATGGATAGTAATACCTGCGCGTTTCTTGGCGTGGAGGGGGGGGGGTGTGTACCTTCAATAAGCACTTAGGAGATGTATGCATGTCAAGTCTTTGACACAAGACTCTTTTTACAGTTGAGCGCTTCAAAACGGATCTCATACCCAGAAAAGCGTCTATTAAACTCATGATTCAGGAGGAGCTTACCAAATTAGCTGACGAGGCAGATGATGATGAGGACGAAGAAACCGAAGCTGTTAAAGATGACAAACCTGCTCCAGCTGCAGGGGTGAAAGTCTGACCATGTCTATGGAGAGTTCACCATGAAGAGTAGTATAAGTGTGCAGCTATCGAGTAATCCTTGCAATCATATTCATAACCCTTTTCCTTTTTAAGATATTTAAACTATGTTGTGCTGTTTAGTTATTTCATGACTGGGCATGGCCAGCTGTAATTTATGCGGATTGTTATAGTTGTTGGATAGAGTTTAAATTCTGTAGAAACTAGTAGATATAGAAGTTGATGTGTTATGTACACATGCACAAATTGTAGGAATTCACATGACTCTTTGTGTCGGGTCGGGTCGGGTCAGTAACATTTTTCAGTTTCATCCATGGTTTGAATTTTCAAATAGATAGACTGGTCATTTCGAATAGATCTGTCTCTGTTGTTAGAGGTATGGAATTGTATGCGTGCTTAGTTTTGTGTAGTTGCTCATCTGTATGACTGCATAGTCTCATTTCTTTCATTGAAGTTCTGAAACTTCTCTTTTACGATGGGATTGCTTCAGCAAGCATTGGTTTAACAATGCCTTGTGAAATCGTGGTACGGCCTTCAACGGAAGAACCATTTTCATTACGAGACACGATCCCTGCTCAGTGACGTTCTTCGTTTTAAAACAATGCTGCATTTACATTGAACTTGATGCTGTATAAACCTGGTAAGATCTAATGCTCAGCCTCATCACTCGCCTGAAAGCCAGACACTATGATGACTCAATTTCTGAGTTTTGAGCATTTCTACATTGATCTTGGTACCTTCTTGCATATGAAAAAATGTTCTCGGTTTTAAAGGGCCCGATGCACCACTCCATAAAGAATTTTGAAGTAGAAAAGGAATGAAACCAACCAAGCAATGTACattcaatatttaaaaaattatataaattaaaataatattttttttgtcggaaagttaaattaaaattttgaaaaagtAGACCGCTAAAAATGTGTTTATGTAATGTATTAGGCCcaaataaaaactaaaaaaaacTAGAGCCCATTTACTAAAATATAATTGCCGTTTCAAAAAATAAATAAGAATCGTAATAATTGATTTCCTTTACCCAAGATTATTATATATCTTAGAGTTTTTCTGAAAATATCTAAGACCAAAAACATTTTTGCAAAAATTATgtcattttaattttttttgcaaaaatatcttattaatatttttaaaaaatatagtTTTCTGCATCTCGATTTAACTAAATACAAATTTCGACAAGTTTATGGAACTCCGTGCAATCTTGTACAACCTCATAtgtaatcaaaataattcgatTCAACTAATTGCATGTCTAGTTGATTTTGATTAattccgtatttttgcaaaaaaaaatcgggtcaaagtaaaatcataaaaaaactttaaaaaattagtaattttggTAATTTTTCCGTATGTTATTTACTACTCCTATTCATCTGTGCAGTGCAGGTGTAACTGCAAATATTTTACCGGGACTTGAACaaataaaaaagaaaataaaGGGTAGATAAACCCTAATTACACAAGAATTTGAAGAAACAGCAGGGTAAGAGAGTCAATCTCTACATACAGCAGCACAATTAGAGCAAAAGAGATGGCGAATCTTGAAGAAAAGATAAAGATGATTTTAGCAAATGACTGGGAAGAGTGTTGTTCACAAGATGAGCTGCTTAATCTTTTCTCTAATAAGTCTCAACCTGTTTTCTTGGATCGATTTGAGCCTTCTGGCAAAATTACACTAGCCCAGGTCAATTTTTAGTCTCAAATCATCTTCTTTTAGTGTGGGCTGTTCTTGTTTTTGTTTGATTTTATGCTTAATGTTGTAAAGTTTAACTTTTTCTTGTTGGGTTT is a window of Apium graveolens cultivar Ventura chromosome 11, ASM990537v1, whole genome shotgun sequence DNA encoding:
- the LOC141696971 gene encoding DEK domain-containing chromatin-associated protein 3-like: MGKEEEVSEVKEVVENGAAPAEKEGESVVEKKDDEKDEVKEMEEDSKDEEKNMETSKMDVDKKETGEPDKADVKEDPKSKEYKEVEEAKSDAVELENATKLEGEGKDEVDNVPGLSADDEKEDKDAEKKVLKKKRGKEKPKSAEQKPKDKKKTVEKKKEEPKTPVAPASDRPVRERKSVERLVATVEKESGKDFRIEKGPGIPLKDIPNVAYKLSRKKSEENYKLLHSILFGRRGKAPQIKSNISQFSGFVWHGNEDKQKNKIKEKLDKCVKEKLVEFCELLDLPITRAASRKEDIVAKLIEFLEAPHATTSELLADKEQSSKGTKRKRSGKKSASPSGSAPSKSSSKSRKRNDNVSKGEEKEDSPETEDEAEGDHEEADDNVHGEKEDLNGVSENSDEEKPKRAKSEEKETDTEAGSGEETKKRKRIPSKKLSGYKDSADNFKTKKTITVKKSSPTPKKASSKPSSSHSKVQDSDTSPKIFSRKKKTEEVKKSPTPKKSASKEKAGKKVVKGREKPKAEKLKPSDNELKIAICEILKEADFNTATFTDILNQLVERFKTDLIPRKASIKLMIQEELTKLADEADDDEDEETEAVKDDKPAPAAGVKV